A window of Vigna unguiculata cultivar IT97K-499-35 chromosome 4, ASM411807v1, whole genome shotgun sequence contains these coding sequences:
- the LOC114182741 gene encoding LOB domain-containing protein 25 gives MASSSYSNSPCAACKFLRRKCMPDCIFAPYFPPEEPQKFANVHKIFGASNVSKILNEVQPYQREDAVNSLAYEAEARIKDPVYGCVGAISVLQRQVLKLQKELDATNADLMMMVPNSSSSSSSAHLHHGGRNKMSSDDDGGGDGGGSSHGLSFYYSSSANWNNDPSENGFPRGDL, from the coding sequence ATGGCTTCTTCAAGCTACTCCAATTCTCCATGTGCAGCGTGCAAGTTTCTGAGGAGAAAGTGCATGCCAGATTGCATATTCGCCCCATATTTTCCTCCAGAGGAGCCTCAGAAGTTTGCAAATGTGCACAAGATTTTTGGTGCAAGCAACGTGAGCAAGATTCTGAACGAGGTGCAACCCTATCAGAGAGAGGATGCTGTGAATTCTCTGGCATATGAAGCAGAAGCAAGGATCAAAGATCCTGTGTATGGTTGTGTTGGTGCCATTTCAGTGCTCCAAAGACAGGTTCTTAAGCTCCAAAAGGAACTTGATGCTACAAATGCTGatttgatgatgatggtgcCAAATAGTAGTAGCAGTAGTAGCAGTGCTCATCTTCACCATGGAGGAAGAAACAAGATGAGTAGtgatgatgatggtggtggtgatggtggtggttcTTCACATGGTTTAAGCTTCTATTATTCTTCTTCTGCTAATTGGAACAATGATCCTTCTGAAAATGGCTTCCCCAGAGGAGATTTATAA
- the LOC114181487 gene encoding denticleless protein homolog isoform X2 has protein sequence MAMDARSSNSLFTHVASRELFRVRKRPRMDGFVSAFNETGSIDVQHNAEDTIPLSLSFGKTAKFAHILAVSDEDGYVSLFDTRRKGPVNSNFEENTEEKICDWVSHQNAVFDTCWIKEDMQILTASGDQTIKLWDVQEQKCLGVLIGHTGSVKSMCPHPTNADIIVSGSRDGSFRIWDLRCKSTAKSRRGEVSICSMGGVNGAHVSSQARRTRKAASMSITSVLCLKDQVSVATAGAVDSVLKFWDTRNLKNSVTQTCPYPQSTEKQSLHGISSLSQDETGLFLSASCMDNRIYLYNTLQLEKGPLKSFSGCRIESFFVKSAISPDASNIVSGSSDGNAYVWKVDKPLEDPTILKTHDGEVTAVNWCSSENGKFATCSDDFTVRIWNKNSYVSRTQCASSVRRRVMAIPSTECKILLNNGKTYSKTDEDALLPDHKLHPIFSPTPITPPKMNISESHTNQLSSSGFDPNAASQKTPESALKSPSSVLNPPSSLKRTIRDYFSASSRTL, from the exons atGGCCATGGACGCTCGAAGCTCTAACTCTCTCTTCACTCACGTCGCCTCCAGAGAACTCTTCCGAG TTCGAAAACGACCGCGTATGGACGGATTCGTCTCCGCCTTCAACGAAACCGGATCCATCGACGTACAGCACAATGCCGAAGACACcattcctctctctctctccttcggCAAG ACTGCCAAATTTGCACACATTCTTGCTGTGTCTGATGAAGACGGCTACGTTAGCTTGTTTGATACTCGTCGCAAGGGCCCTGTTAACTCAAACTTTGAAGAAAACACag aagagaagatctGCGATTGGGTTTCACATCAGAATGCTGTTTTTGATACTTGTTGGATTAAG GAGGATATGCAGATTCTCACTGCATCCGGTGATCAAACA ATAAAATTATGGGATGTTCAAGAACAGAAGTGTCTTGGAGTGTTGATCGGTCACACGGGAAGTGTGAAATCTATGTGTCCCCATCCAACTAATGCAG ATATTATTGTATCTGGTTCTAGAGATGGATCCTTTCGCATTTGGGACTTGAGATGCAAGTCCACTGCTAAGAGTAGGCGGGGAGAAGTTAGCATATG TTCAATGGGTGGTGTTAACGGAGCACATGTTTCATCTCAAGCACGAAGAACTAGAAAG GCCGCTTCCATGAGCATTACGTCTGTTCTTTGCCTCAAGGACCAGGTTTCCGTAGCAACTGCTGGCGCAGTGGATAG CGTGTTGAAGTTTTGGGATAccagaaatttaaaaaatagtgttacTCAGACGTGTCCATATCCTCAGTCAACTGAAAAG CAAAGTTTGCACGGAATATCTAGCTTGTCCCAAGATGAAACTGGACTTTTTCTTTCGGCCTCCTGCATGGATAACCG AATTTATTTGTACAACACCCTTCAACTTGAGAAAGGGcctttaaaatctttttctggGTGCCGAATAGAATCATTTTTTGTAAAG TCCGCAATTAGCCCTGATGCGTCAAACATTGTCAGTGGTTCTAGTGATGGAAATGCCTATGTTTGGAAG GTTGACAAGCCTCTGGAAGATCCTACTATTTTGAAAACTCACGATGGTGAAGTTACAGCAGTTAACTG GTGTAGCTCCGAAAATGGCAAATTCGCAACTTGTTCTGATGACTTTACA GTTCGGATATGGAATAAAAACAGTTACGTTTCTAGAACACAATGTGCATCTTCGGTTCGAAGAAGAGTAATGGCAATTCCTAGTACAGAGTGCAAAATCCttttaaataatggcaaaaCGTACTCTAAAACAGACGAAGATGCTCTTTTACCCGATCATAAACTACACCCAATTTTCTCACCCACTCCAATCACACCACCTAAAATGAACATATCTGAAAGCCACACGAACCAACTTTCCTCCTCAGGATTTGATCCTAATGCAGCTTCTCAAAAAACTCCTGAATCTGCTTTGAAGAGCCCCTCATCTGTATTGAACCCTCCATCCTCCTTAAAAAGAACTATCCGAGACTACTTTTCAGCATCTTCAAGAACCTTGTAG
- the LOC114181487 gene encoding denticleless protein homolog isoform X1 codes for MAMDARSSNSLFTHVASRELFRVRKRPRMDGFVSAFNETGSIDVQHNAEDTIPLSLSFGKTAKFAHILAVSDEDGYVSLFDTRRKGPVNSNFEENTEEKICDWVSHQNAVFDTCWIKEDMQILTASGDQTIKLWDVQEQKCLGVLIGHTGSVKSMCPHPTNADIIVSGSRDGSFRIWDLRCKSTAKSRRGEVSICSMGGVNGAHVSSQARRTRKVKAASMSITSVLCLKDQVSVATAGAVDSVLKFWDTRNLKNSVTQTCPYPQSTEKQSLHGISSLSQDETGLFLSASCMDNRIYLYNTLQLEKGPLKSFSGCRIESFFVKSAISPDASNIVSGSSDGNAYVWKVDKPLEDPTILKTHDGEVTAVNWCSSENGKFATCSDDFTVRIWNKNSYVSRTQCASSVRRRVMAIPSTECKILLNNGKTYSKTDEDALLPDHKLHPIFSPTPITPPKMNISESHTNQLSSSGFDPNAASQKTPESALKSPSSVLNPPSSLKRTIRDYFSASSRTL; via the exons atGGCCATGGACGCTCGAAGCTCTAACTCTCTCTTCACTCACGTCGCCTCCAGAGAACTCTTCCGAG TTCGAAAACGACCGCGTATGGACGGATTCGTCTCCGCCTTCAACGAAACCGGATCCATCGACGTACAGCACAATGCCGAAGACACcattcctctctctctctccttcggCAAG ACTGCCAAATTTGCACACATTCTTGCTGTGTCTGATGAAGACGGCTACGTTAGCTTGTTTGATACTCGTCGCAAGGGCCCTGTTAACTCAAACTTTGAAGAAAACACag aagagaagatctGCGATTGGGTTTCACATCAGAATGCTGTTTTTGATACTTGTTGGATTAAG GAGGATATGCAGATTCTCACTGCATCCGGTGATCAAACA ATAAAATTATGGGATGTTCAAGAACAGAAGTGTCTTGGAGTGTTGATCGGTCACACGGGAAGTGTGAAATCTATGTGTCCCCATCCAACTAATGCAG ATATTATTGTATCTGGTTCTAGAGATGGATCCTTTCGCATTTGGGACTTGAGATGCAAGTCCACTGCTAAGAGTAGGCGGGGAGAAGTTAGCATATG TTCAATGGGTGGTGTTAACGGAGCACATGTTTCATCTCAAGCACGAAGAACTAGAAAGGTAAAG GCCGCTTCCATGAGCATTACGTCTGTTCTTTGCCTCAAGGACCAGGTTTCCGTAGCAACTGCTGGCGCAGTGGATAG CGTGTTGAAGTTTTGGGATAccagaaatttaaaaaatagtgttacTCAGACGTGTCCATATCCTCAGTCAACTGAAAAG CAAAGTTTGCACGGAATATCTAGCTTGTCCCAAGATGAAACTGGACTTTTTCTTTCGGCCTCCTGCATGGATAACCG AATTTATTTGTACAACACCCTTCAACTTGAGAAAGGGcctttaaaatctttttctggGTGCCGAATAGAATCATTTTTTGTAAAG TCCGCAATTAGCCCTGATGCGTCAAACATTGTCAGTGGTTCTAGTGATGGAAATGCCTATGTTTGGAAG GTTGACAAGCCTCTGGAAGATCCTACTATTTTGAAAACTCACGATGGTGAAGTTACAGCAGTTAACTG GTGTAGCTCCGAAAATGGCAAATTCGCAACTTGTTCTGATGACTTTACA GTTCGGATATGGAATAAAAACAGTTACGTTTCTAGAACACAATGTGCATCTTCGGTTCGAAGAAGAGTAATGGCAATTCCTAGTACAGAGTGCAAAATCCttttaaataatggcaaaaCGTACTCTAAAACAGACGAAGATGCTCTTTTACCCGATCATAAACTACACCCAATTTTCTCACCCACTCCAATCACACCACCTAAAATGAACATATCTGAAAGCCACACGAACCAACTTTCCTCCTCAGGATTTGATCCTAATGCAGCTTCTCAAAAAACTCCTGAATCTGCTTTGAAGAGCCCCTCATCTGTATTGAACCCTCCATCCTCCTTAAAAAGAACTATCCGAGACTACTTTTCAGCATCTTCAAGAACCTTGTAG
- the LOC114182726 gene encoding mitogen-activated protein kinase kinase 3 isoform X2, which translates to MSGLEELRKKLAPLFDAEKGFSSSSTLDPSDSYTFSDGGTVNLLSRSYGVYNINELGLQKCTSSRSLDETDHSEKTYKCASQEMRIFGAIGSGASSVVQRAMHIPTHRILALKKINIFEKEKRQQLLTEIRTLCEAPCYEGLVEFHGAFYTPDSGQISIALEYMDGGSLADILRMHGKIPEPILSFMFQKLLNGLSYLHGERHLVHRDIKPANLLVNLKGEPKITDFGISAGLENSVAMCATFVGTVTYMSPERIRNESYSYPADIWSLALALLECGTGEFPYTANEGPVNLMLQILDDPSPSPSKNKFSPEFCSFVDSCLQKDPDTRPTAEQLLLHPFIKKYENVKVDLAGFVRSVFDPTQRMKDLADMLTIHYYLLFDGPDDMWQHTRNLYSESSIFSFSGKQHCGPNNIFTSLSSIRATLVGEWPPEKLVHVVEKLQCRAHGEDGVAIRVSGSFIIGNQFLICGDGIQVEGLPNFKDLGIDIATKRMGTFHEQFVVEPTGLIGCYSIVKQELYINQ; encoded by the exons ATGTCTGGGTTGGAGGAATTGAGGAAAAAGCTTGCACCTTTATTTGACGCTGAGAAGGGTTTCTCATCGAGTTCAACCTTGGATCCCAGCGATTCTTACACA TTTTCGGATGGTGGAACTGTGAACTTGTTGAGTAGATCATATGGGGTTTACAATATCAACGAACTTGGGTTGCAGAAGTGCACATCATCAAGGTCTTTGGATGAAACTGATCACAGTGAGAAAACATATAAGTGTGCTTCCCAAGAAATGAGGATATTTGGAGCAATTGGTAGTGGTGCCAGTAGTGTTGTGCAGAGAGCTATGCATATACCAACACATAGGATTCTGGCATTGAAGAAGATCAATATATTTGAGAAG GAGAAAAGGCAGCAGCTCCTTACTGAGATAAGGACATTGTGTGAAGCACCTTGTTATGAGGGTCTTGTTGAATTTCATGGAGCATTTTACACCCCAGATTCCGGACAGATAAGCATAGCTTTGGAGTATATGGATGGAGGATCACTTGCTGATATCTTGAGAATGCATGGAAAGATACCAGAACCTATTCTATCGTTCATGTTTCAGAAGCTACTAAAT GGTCTAAGCTATCTGCATGGAGAAAGACATCTTGTTCACAGAGACATAAAGCCTGCCAATCTATTAGTAAATTTGAAGGGAGAGCCAAAAATTACTGACTTTGGAATTAGTGCCGGCTTGGAGAATTCAGTGGCAATG TGTGCTACGTTTGTTGGAACTGTTACATACATGTCACCGGAGAGGATTCGGAATGAAAGCTATTCTTATCCGGCGGATATTTGGAGCCTTGCTCTTGCTCTTCTAGAGTGTGGAACTGGAGAATTCCCATATACAGCTAATGAAGGCCCTGTCAATCTTATGTTGCAG ATTCTGGATGAtccatcaccatcaccatcaaAAAACAAGTTTTCACCAGAATTCTGCTCCTTTGTTGATTCTTGCCTGCAAAAGGATCCAGACACTAGGCCAACAGCAGAGCAG CTGCTTTTGCACCCTTTTATCAAAAAGTATGAGAATGTAAAGGTAGATTTAGCCGGATTTGTTCGAAGCGTTTTTGATCCTACACAAAGAATGAAGGACTTGGCAGAC ATGTTGACAATACATTATTACTTGCTATTTGATGGGCCTGATGATATGTGGCAACATACAAGGAACTTATATAGTGAAAGCTCGATTTTCAG TTTCTCTGGAAAACAACATTGTGGTCCAAATAACATCTTTACATCTCTATCAAGTATTAGAGCTACACTGGTTGGTGAGTGGCCTCCTGAGAAGTTGGTGCATGTTGTTGAGAAGCTTCAGTGCCGTGCTCATGGTGAAGATGGAGTTGCAATCAGAGTGTCAGGATCCTTCATAATTGGAAACCAGTTCCTCATATGTGGAGATGGCATTCAAGTAGAGGGGTTGCCAAACTTCAAGGATCTTGGAATTGATATTGCTACCAAAAGAATGGGCACATTTCATGAACAATTCGTAGTGGAACCCACAGGTCTTATAGGATGCTATTCCATTGTGAAACAAGAGCTATACATTAATCAGTAA
- the LOC114182726 gene encoding mitogen-activated protein kinase kinase 3 isoform X1 — MSGLEELRKKLAPLFDAEKGFSSSSTLDPSDSYTFFPYCVFGFWLIGSIDKFSDGGTVNLLSRSYGVYNINELGLQKCTSSRSLDETDHSEKTYKCASQEMRIFGAIGSGASSVVQRAMHIPTHRILALKKINIFEKEKRQQLLTEIRTLCEAPCYEGLVEFHGAFYTPDSGQISIALEYMDGGSLADILRMHGKIPEPILSFMFQKLLNGLSYLHGERHLVHRDIKPANLLVNLKGEPKITDFGISAGLENSVAMCATFVGTVTYMSPERIRNESYSYPADIWSLALALLECGTGEFPYTANEGPVNLMLQILDDPSPSPSKNKFSPEFCSFVDSCLQKDPDTRPTAEQLLLHPFIKKYENVKVDLAGFVRSVFDPTQRMKDLADMLTIHYYLLFDGPDDMWQHTRNLYSESSIFSFSGKQHCGPNNIFTSLSSIRATLVGEWPPEKLVHVVEKLQCRAHGEDGVAIRVSGSFIIGNQFLICGDGIQVEGLPNFKDLGIDIATKRMGTFHEQFVVEPTGLIGCYSIVKQELYINQ, encoded by the exons ATGTCTGGGTTGGAGGAATTGAGGAAAAAGCTTGCACCTTTATTTGACGCTGAGAAGGGTTTCTCATCGAGTTCAACCTTGGATCCCAGCGATTCTTACACA TTTTTTCCTTATTgtgtttttgggttttggttGATTGGTTCAATTGACAAGTTTTCGGATGGTGGAACTGTGAACTTGTTGAGTAGATCATATGGGGTTTACAATATCAACGAACTTGGGTTGCAGAAGTGCACATCATCAAGGTCTTTGGATGAAACTGATCACAGTGAGAAAACATATAAGTGTGCTTCCCAAGAAATGAGGATATTTGGAGCAATTGGTAGTGGTGCCAGTAGTGTTGTGCAGAGAGCTATGCATATACCAACACATAGGATTCTGGCATTGAAGAAGATCAATATATTTGAGAAG GAGAAAAGGCAGCAGCTCCTTACTGAGATAAGGACATTGTGTGAAGCACCTTGTTATGAGGGTCTTGTTGAATTTCATGGAGCATTTTACACCCCAGATTCCGGACAGATAAGCATAGCTTTGGAGTATATGGATGGAGGATCACTTGCTGATATCTTGAGAATGCATGGAAAGATACCAGAACCTATTCTATCGTTCATGTTTCAGAAGCTACTAAAT GGTCTAAGCTATCTGCATGGAGAAAGACATCTTGTTCACAGAGACATAAAGCCTGCCAATCTATTAGTAAATTTGAAGGGAGAGCCAAAAATTACTGACTTTGGAATTAGTGCCGGCTTGGAGAATTCAGTGGCAATG TGTGCTACGTTTGTTGGAACTGTTACATACATGTCACCGGAGAGGATTCGGAATGAAAGCTATTCTTATCCGGCGGATATTTGGAGCCTTGCTCTTGCTCTTCTAGAGTGTGGAACTGGAGAATTCCCATATACAGCTAATGAAGGCCCTGTCAATCTTATGTTGCAG ATTCTGGATGAtccatcaccatcaccatcaaAAAACAAGTTTTCACCAGAATTCTGCTCCTTTGTTGATTCTTGCCTGCAAAAGGATCCAGACACTAGGCCAACAGCAGAGCAG CTGCTTTTGCACCCTTTTATCAAAAAGTATGAGAATGTAAAGGTAGATTTAGCCGGATTTGTTCGAAGCGTTTTTGATCCTACACAAAGAATGAAGGACTTGGCAGAC ATGTTGACAATACATTATTACTTGCTATTTGATGGGCCTGATGATATGTGGCAACATACAAGGAACTTATATAGTGAAAGCTCGATTTTCAG TTTCTCTGGAAAACAACATTGTGGTCCAAATAACATCTTTACATCTCTATCAAGTATTAGAGCTACACTGGTTGGTGAGTGGCCTCCTGAGAAGTTGGTGCATGTTGTTGAGAAGCTTCAGTGCCGTGCTCATGGTGAAGATGGAGTTGCAATCAGAGTGTCAGGATCCTTCATAATTGGAAACCAGTTCCTCATATGTGGAGATGGCATTCAAGTAGAGGGGTTGCCAAACTTCAAGGATCTTGGAATTGATATTGCTACCAAAAGAATGGGCACATTTCATGAACAATTCGTAGTGGAACCCACAGGTCTTATAGGATGCTATTCCATTGTGAAACAAGAGCTATACATTAATCAGTAA
- the LOC114182726 gene encoding mitogen-activated protein kinase kinase 3 isoform X3 → MRIFGAIGSGASSVVQRAMHIPTHRILALKKINIFEKEKRQQLLTEIRTLCEAPCYEGLVEFHGAFYTPDSGQISIALEYMDGGSLADILRMHGKIPEPILSFMFQKLLNGLSYLHGERHLVHRDIKPANLLVNLKGEPKITDFGISAGLENSVAMCATFVGTVTYMSPERIRNESYSYPADIWSLALALLECGTGEFPYTANEGPVNLMLQILDDPSPSPSKNKFSPEFCSFVDSCLQKDPDTRPTAEQLLLHPFIKKYENVKVDLAGFVRSVFDPTQRMKDLADMLTIHYYLLFDGPDDMWQHTRNLYSESSIFSFSGKQHCGPNNIFTSLSSIRATLVGEWPPEKLVHVVEKLQCRAHGEDGVAIRVSGSFIIGNQFLICGDGIQVEGLPNFKDLGIDIATKRMGTFHEQFVVEPTGLIGCYSIVKQELYINQ, encoded by the exons ATGAGGATATTTGGAGCAATTGGTAGTGGTGCCAGTAGTGTTGTGCAGAGAGCTATGCATATACCAACACATAGGATTCTGGCATTGAAGAAGATCAATATATTTGAGAAG GAGAAAAGGCAGCAGCTCCTTACTGAGATAAGGACATTGTGTGAAGCACCTTGTTATGAGGGTCTTGTTGAATTTCATGGAGCATTTTACACCCCAGATTCCGGACAGATAAGCATAGCTTTGGAGTATATGGATGGAGGATCACTTGCTGATATCTTGAGAATGCATGGAAAGATACCAGAACCTATTCTATCGTTCATGTTTCAGAAGCTACTAAAT GGTCTAAGCTATCTGCATGGAGAAAGACATCTTGTTCACAGAGACATAAAGCCTGCCAATCTATTAGTAAATTTGAAGGGAGAGCCAAAAATTACTGACTTTGGAATTAGTGCCGGCTTGGAGAATTCAGTGGCAATG TGTGCTACGTTTGTTGGAACTGTTACATACATGTCACCGGAGAGGATTCGGAATGAAAGCTATTCTTATCCGGCGGATATTTGGAGCCTTGCTCTTGCTCTTCTAGAGTGTGGAACTGGAGAATTCCCATATACAGCTAATGAAGGCCCTGTCAATCTTATGTTGCAG ATTCTGGATGAtccatcaccatcaccatcaaAAAACAAGTTTTCACCAGAATTCTGCTCCTTTGTTGATTCTTGCCTGCAAAAGGATCCAGACACTAGGCCAACAGCAGAGCAG CTGCTTTTGCACCCTTTTATCAAAAAGTATGAGAATGTAAAGGTAGATTTAGCCGGATTTGTTCGAAGCGTTTTTGATCCTACACAAAGAATGAAGGACTTGGCAGAC ATGTTGACAATACATTATTACTTGCTATTTGATGGGCCTGATGATATGTGGCAACATACAAGGAACTTATATAGTGAAAGCTCGATTTTCAG TTTCTCTGGAAAACAACATTGTGGTCCAAATAACATCTTTACATCTCTATCAAGTATTAGAGCTACACTGGTTGGTGAGTGGCCTCCTGAGAAGTTGGTGCATGTTGTTGAGAAGCTTCAGTGCCGTGCTCATGGTGAAGATGGAGTTGCAATCAGAGTGTCAGGATCCTTCATAATTGGAAACCAGTTCCTCATATGTGGAGATGGCATTCAAGTAGAGGGGTTGCCAAACTTCAAGGATCTTGGAATTGATATTGCTACCAAAAGAATGGGCACATTTCATGAACAATTCGTAGTGGAACCCACAGGTCTTATAGGATGCTATTCCATTGTGAAACAAGAGCTATACATTAATCAGTAA